In a single window of the Ruminococcus albus 7 = DSM 20455 genome:
- the yfmH gene encoding EF-P 5-aminopentanol modification-associated protein YfmH, translating to MNKEIIKSERFGEQYSLIHHPSGLDILVWKMDNYSTTEAAFATRYGSINTCFKTAETGDYIEVPEGIAHYLEHKLFESEDIPVFDLYAQTGANANAFTFFDETAYTFSTSKNWEKSLEILLDYVQKPYFTKENVEKERGIIAQEIKMYEDSPSNACFYNMLKAIYKEHPVKIDIAGTVDSIAQITPELLYDCYNTFYNLHNMVLSIAGNVDEDKVIEICDRILKPAKDLELECRFPEEGRGVAKKRVTASFPVGLPLFDIGFKSAACDGMDFERKISVARMAMKMLIGSSSPLYQQLFDEGLLNSQFGYSAFSCSGSFFVCMISGESRDPDEVYRRLLAEIERVKKDGFNEDDFNMVRKSRYGSIVRMFGNVEGLTDAMTVSYFNGTTVFDEAELLADITAEDCRAALDELFDEENSAISIIEPIKE from the coding sequence ATGAATAAGGAGATCATTAAGAGCGAAAGATTCGGGGAGCAGTATTCACTGATACATCATCCTTCGGGACTTGATATACTGGTTTGGAAAATGGATAATTATTCCACTACCGAGGCTGCATTCGCTACAAGGTACGGTTCGATAAATACCTGTTTTAAAACAGCGGAAACAGGGGATTATATAGAAGTTCCCGAGGGTATAGCCCATTATCTTGAACACAAGCTTTTTGAGAGCGAGGATATACCGGTATTCGATCTTTATGCGCAGACAGGTGCGAATGCAAATGCATTCACGTTTTTTGATGAAACCGCTTATACCTTCAGCACCTCGAAAAACTGGGAGAAGTCGCTGGAGATACTGCTGGATTATGTTCAGAAGCCCTATTTCACCAAGGAGAATGTTGAGAAGGAAAGGGGCATAATCGCGCAGGAGATAAAGATGTATGAGGATTCACCTTCCAATGCTTGCTTTTACAATATGCTGAAAGCCATATACAAGGAGCATCCTGTAAAGATAGACATCGCCGGAACGGTGGATTCCATAGCGCAGATAACTCCCGAACTGCTGTATGACTGCTATAACACTTTCTACAATCTTCATAATATGGTGCTTTCTATAGCCGGCAACGTAGATGAGGACAAGGTCATTGAGATATGCGACAGGATACTGAAGCCTGCAAAGGATCTTGAACTTGAATGCAGATTCCCCGAGGAGGGACGCGGTGTTGCGAAGAAGCGTGTGACTGCAAGCTTTCCTGTGGGGCTGCCTTTATTCGATATAGGGTTCAAATCGGCAGCCTGTGACGGCATGGATTTTGAGAGGAAGATATCCGTAGCACGTATGGCGATGAAAATGCTGATAGGTTCTTCATCACCGCTGTATCAGCAGCTTTTTGATGAAGGTCTGCTGAACTCTCAGTTCGGATACAGTGCGTTCTCATGCAGCGGAAGTTTCTTTGTGTGCATGATATCGGGTGAATCGAGAGATCCCGATGAGGTATACAGAAGGCTGCTGGCAGAGATAGAGCGAGTAAAGAAAGATGGCTTCAATGAAGATGACTTCAACATGGTAAGAAAATCCAGATACGGCTCGATAGTAAGAATGTTCGGTAATGTTGAAGGTCTTACGGATGCCATGACAGTAAGCTATTTCAACGGTACTACTGTATTCGATGAAGCTGAACTGCTGGCGGATATAACCGCTGAGGATTGCAGGGCAGCCCTCGATGAGCTGTTCGATGAGGAAAATTCTGCAATATCAATAATTGAGCCGATAAAGGAGTAA
- the folD gene encoding bifunctional methylenetetrahydrofolate dehydrogenase/methenyltetrahydrofolate cyclohydrolase FolD, whose amino-acid sequence MANIIDGKAVSAQVKEGIRQEVEALKAKGIEIGLAVVIVGDDPASQVYVKNKEKACEAVGFNSYKYALPAETTEEELLALVDKLNKDDKVDGILVQLPLPKHLDDKIIINNIRPDKDVDAFHPVNVGKIMIGDYSFLPCTPAGVMELIKSTGTEVAGKECVVIGRSNIVGKPQAMLLLHENGTVTITHSKTKNLKEVCARADILVAAVGRAKMVTADYIKEGAVVIDVGMNRDENGKLCGDVDFEDCKEKAGFITPVPGGVGPMTIAMLMKNTLTAGKEHHGV is encoded by the coding sequence ATGGCAAACATAATCGACGGCAAGGCAGTATCGGCACAGGTAAAAGAAGGCATCAGACAGGAAGTCGAGGCACTGAAGGCCAAGGGCATCGAGATAGGTCTGGCAGTAGTTATAGTCGGTGACGACCCTGCTTCACAGGTGTACGTAAAGAACAAGGAAAAGGCTTGCGAGGCTGTAGGATTCAATTCATACAAGTATGCACTGCCTGCTGAAACTACCGAGGAAGAACTTCTGGCGCTGGTAGACAAGCTCAACAAGGATGACAAGGTGGACGGTATACTTGTACAGCTCCCTCTGCCAAAGCACCTTGATGATAAGATAATCATTAACAACATCCGCCCCGACAAGGACGTTGACGCTTTCCACCCTGTAAATGTGGGCAAGATAATGATAGGTGATTACAGCTTCCTGCCCTGCACACCTGCGGGCGTTATGGAGCTTATAAAGTCTACAGGCACAGAAGTTGCAGGCAAGGAGTGCGTAGTTATCGGCAGAAGCAATATCGTGGGCAAGCCCCAGGCTATGCTGCTGCTGCATGAGAACGGCACTGTTACTATCACACATTCAAAGACCAAGAACCTTAAAGAGGTATGCGCAAGGGCTGATATACTTGTCGCTGCTGTAGGCAGAGCTAAGATGGTCACTGCTGACTATATCAAGGAGGGTGCTGTAGTTATCGACGTTGGTATGAACCGCGATGAAAACGGCAAGCTGTGCGGTGACGTTGACTTTGAGGACTGCAAAGAAAAAGCAGGCTTCATAACTCCCGTACCCGGCGGCGTCGGCCCCATGACTATCGCTATGCTAATGAAAAATACTCTCACAGCAGGTAAGGAACATCACGGCGTGTGA
- the yfmF gene encoding EF-P 5-aminopentanol modification-associated protein YfmF, with protein sequence MAIKYDRSVIGEGITLTQIIDPKYKTNIVRVRFVVPIDPDYTGANSLLMSLLVTSNSEVPSRSELSSKFMGLYGTSIGALSGNISDHQSMGISMNMIMDKYTIDGEKISEEAVRQLLLCVLSPDIKDGKFNENYFRLRKQELIDNIAASVNDKRSYAFSKAKEIIYAGEPAANTDLGTMERAESLTQEELMSQYRYLLESAEIDLMICGGGEIDSAVDMLREAFSKLERKNVIKAEFRAFSPLKKEVCEKEEYMDVKQCKMFMAYKSDYEDIYVCKLTSWLLGGSAFSKLFANVREKLSLCYSCDSYYSELKGVMLIESGVDAVNIKKAQEAIREQIVAVQTGDFTADELENTKRFVKSNFMANYDSEWDMAAWYRAQESRGTAYTPEEVCDIIDRITAEQVTECAKSFKEDSVFVLKAKEDTADE encoded by the coding sequence ATGGCGATAAAATACGATAGATCGGTCATCGGTGAGGGCATCACCCTTACACAGATAATTGATCCGAAGTACAAGACGAATATAGTCAGGGTGAGATTCGTTGTTCCGATTGATCCTGATTATACTGGTGCAAATTCGCTGCTGATGTCGCTTTTGGTGACTTCAAATTCTGAGGTTCCTTCAAGGAGCGAACTTTCCTCAAAGTTCATGGGGCTTTATGGTACTTCCATAGGTGCTCTTTCGGGGAATATCAGCGATCATCAGTCAATGGGCATATCCATGAATATGATCATGGATAAGTACACCATTGACGGTGAAAAAATATCGGAGGAGGCTGTAAGGCAGCTGCTGCTCTGTGTGCTGAGTCCTGATATCAAGGACGGTAAGTTCAATGAGAATTATTTCAGGCTGAGAAAACAGGAGCTTATTGACAATATAGCCGCATCGGTGAATGATAAGAGGTCTTATGCTTTCAGCAAGGCGAAGGAAATAATATACGCAGGCGAACCTGCTGCCAATACCGATCTTGGTACTATGGAGAGGGCTGAGAGCCTTACGCAGGAGGAGCTGATGTCGCAGTACAGATATCTTCTGGAGAGTGCTGAGATAGATCTTATGATATGCGGCGGCGGTGAGATAGACAGTGCTGTTGATATGCTCAGAGAAGCATTCTCAAAGCTGGAGCGAAAGAATGTCATCAAAGCTGAATTCAGAGCGTTTTCACCTCTTAAAAAGGAAGTTTGCGAAAAAGAGGAATACATGGATGTCAAGCAGTGCAAGATGTTCATGGCATACAAATCCGACTATGAGGATATTTATGTGTGCAAGCTGACTTCATGGCTGCTGGGCGGTTCGGCATTCTCAAAGCTTTTTGCCAATGTACGTGAAAAGCTTTCGCTTTGCTACAGCTGTGACAGCTACTACAGCGAGCTCAAGGGTGTTATGCTGATAGAGAGCGGTGTGGATGCTGTAAATATCAAAAAGGCGCAGGAGGCTATCCGTGAGCAGATAGTGGCTGTGCAGACAGGCGATTTTACTGCGGATGAACTGGAAAACACCAAGAGATTCGTAAAGAGCAATTTCATGGCGAACTATGATTCCGAGTGGGATATGGCTGCATGGTACAGGGCTCAGGAATCGCGCGGCACTGCCTATACCCCCGAGGAGGTATGCGATATCATCGACCGCATAACTGCGGAACAGGTGACGGAGTGTGCAAAGAGTTTCAAGGAGGATTCAGTGTTCGTGCTGAAAGCAAAGGAGGATACTGCCGATGAATAA
- a CDS encoding putative ABC transporter permease codes for MLPFIQTAYLFALGSMIGWVLEFFYRKFFDPVNVERKWLNPGFLTGPYLPLYGFALLLLFWLRQIERFIPIDDNYTRKAVLFVIMAACITVLEYFTGLIFIVKLKIMLWDYTQFWGNIKGIICPMYSFFWLLLSFGYCFFLDPPITHTVELLIKNLQFTFFVGLYYGVFFIDLAISINNIVNIAEFAREHNIIVKIDELRAQIESFREKTRGGVAHFFIPLRFSDTLHNSLERYREFREKLSVGNIRENIKGNIDKIKRK; via the coding sequence ATGCTGCCTTTTATACAGACCGCTTACCTGTTTGCCCTGGGCAGCATGATAGGCTGGGTGCTGGAATTTTTCTACCGAAAATTTTTCGACCCCGTTAATGTTGAGCGAAAATGGCTGAACCCGGGATTTCTGACGGGACCTTATCTCCCGCTTTACGGATTTGCACTGCTGCTTTTGTTCTGGCTGCGGCAGATAGAACGGTTTATACCTATAGACGATAACTATACAAGGAAGGCTGTGCTGTTCGTCATCATGGCAGCCTGTATAACCGTCCTGGAATACTTCACGGGACTGATATTCATTGTCAAGCTGAAGATAATGCTTTGGGATTATACGCAGTTCTGGGGCAATATAAAAGGCATAATCTGCCCGATGTACAGCTTTTTCTGGCTGCTGCTGAGTTTCGGTTACTGCTTTTTCCTTGATCCGCCCATAACCCATACTGTAGAGCTGTTGATCAAAAACCTGCAGTTTACATTCTTTGTGGGGCTGTATTACGGAGTGTTCTTTATTGACCTGGCTATATCTATCAACAATATAGTGAATATTGCAGAATTTGCAAGGGAACATAATATCATAGTAAAGATAGATGAACTACGTGCACAGATAGAATCCTTCCGTGAAAAGACGAGGGGCGGTGTTGCACATTTCTTCATACCCCTGAGATTTTCCGATACACTGCATAACAGCCTTGAAAGGTACAGGGAATTCCGCGAGAAACTAAGCGTTGGAAATATCCGTGAGAATATAAAAGGCAATATCGACAAGATAAAACGAAAATAA
- a CDS encoding GNAT family N-acetyltransferase, giving the protein MIIETKRLILREYTHDDFDALYEILSDEETMAHYPKPFDEDKVRGWIEWNLNNYKKYGFGLWALVLKETGEMIGDCGITLQNIDGEELPEIGYHVHKKYWQRGLGKEAAQAVRDWAFTNTTYDTLYSYMKYTNIPSYKTAIANGMKKVKEYPDEKNGISYAYSITRGEWENKTL; this is encoded by the coding sequence ATGATAATTGAAACTAAAAGACTTATACTCAGAGAATATACCCACGATGACTTTGATGCGCTTTATGAGATACTCTCAGATGAGGAAACTATGGCGCACTATCCCAAGCCTTTTGACGAGGATAAGGTCAGGGGCTGGATAGAGTGGAATCTGAATAATTACAAAAAGTACGGTTTCGGTCTGTGGGCGCTGGTACTTAAAGAAACAGGCGAGATGATAGGGGACTGCGGTATTACCTTGCAGAATATCGACGGTGAAGAACTTCCCGAGATAGGCTACCATGTGCATAAAAAGTACTGGCAAAGAGGTCTTGGAAAGGAAGCTGCACAGGCTGTACGGGACTGGGCTTTTACAAATACCACATATGATACTCTTTATTCTTATATGAAATATACAAACATCCCGTCATATAAGACAGCCATAGCGAATGGAATGAAAAAGGTGAAGGAATATCCCGATGAGAAAAACGGAATATCATACGCATACTCCATAACGCGAGGCGAATGGGAAAACAAGACTTTGTAA
- the guaB gene encoding IMP dehydrogenase, whose translation MLDTNANSKFGKEGLTFDDVLLIPGESDCTPDMVDLHTHLTKDIVLNTPIMTSAMDTVTESKMAIAIAREGGIGIIHKNMTIAQQAEEVDKVKRSENGVIVNPFSLTADRTVEEADVLMGKYKISGVPIVDENGKLEGILTNRDLRFITDFSIKIGKVMTRENLVTAPVDTDLDGAKKILMQHKIEKLPLVDNNGILKGLITIKDIEKAVQYPNSARDQKGRLLCGATVGMTQDILERAGALIDAQVDILALDSAHGHSKNVIDCLKKLKANFPNIPVIAGNVATAEAARALCEAGADAIKVGIGPGSICTTRVVAGIGVPQITAVYDAACAAAEYGVPIIADGGIKYSGDIVKALAAGASVVMLGSLLAGCDEAPGETEIYQGRQFKVYRGMGSMAAMAKGSKDRYFQTNSKKLVPEGVEGRVAYKGPVSDTIFQLVGGIRAGMGYCGCHTVPELGEKAKFIRITGAGLKESHPHDIYITKEAPNYSATSGM comes from the coding sequence ATGCTTGATACCAACGCAAACAGCAAGTTCGGAAAGGAAGGTCTGACCTTTGACGATGTTCTCCTTATCCCCGGAGAGAGTGATTGTACACCTGATATGGTGGATCTTCACACTCATCTTACCAAGGACATCGTTCTTAACACACCTATCATGACATCCGCTATGGATACAGTAACAGAATCGAAAATGGCTATCGCCATTGCGCGTGAAGGCGGTATAGGCATAATCCACAAGAATATGACTATCGCTCAGCAGGCAGAGGAAGTTGACAAGGTAAAGCGTTCTGAGAACGGAGTTATCGTTAATCCATTCTCCCTGACAGCTGACAGAACTGTTGAAGAAGCAGATGTTCTTATGGGCAAATACAAGATATCAGGTGTTCCGATAGTTGATGAGAACGGCAAGCTTGAGGGTATACTCACAAACCGCGACCTGAGATTCATCACTGATTTTTCAATAAAGATCGGCAAGGTAATGACAAGAGAGAATCTTGTTACTGCTCCTGTTGATACAGATCTCGACGGTGCAAAGAAGATACTCATGCAGCACAAGATCGAGAAGCTGCCGCTGGTAGATAACAACGGTATCCTCAAGGGTCTTATCACTATCAAGGATATCGAAAAGGCTGTACAGTACCCCAACTCTGCAAGAGATCAGAAGGGCAGACTGCTCTGCGGTGCTACTGTCGGCATGACACAGGATATACTTGAAAGAGCAGGCGCTCTTATCGACGCTCAGGTAGATATCCTCGCACTCGACTCCGCACATGGTCATTCAAAGAACGTAATAGATTGCCTGAAGAAGCTGAAGGCTAATTTCCCGAATATACCTGTTATTGCAGGAAACGTGGCTACTGCCGAGGCTGCAAGAGCCCTCTGTGAGGCAGGCGCTGATGCTATCAAGGTCGGCATAGGCCCCGGATCCATCTGCACAACAAGAGTAGTTGCAGGTATAGGTGTTCCTCAGATAACTGCTGTATACGATGCTGCTTGCGCAGCTGCTGAGTATGGTGTACCGATAATCGCTGACGGCGGTATCAAGTACTCCGGTGATATCGTAAAGGCACTGGCTGCAGGTGCAAGCGTTGTAATGCTTGGCTCACTGCTGGCAGGCTGCGATGAAGCTCCCGGCGAGACCGAGATCTATCAGGGCAGACAGTTCAAGGTATACAGAGGTATGGGCTCTATGGCTGCTATGGCTAAGGGTTCCAAGGACAGATACTTCCAGACCAACTCCAAGAAGCTGGTTCCCGAGGGTGTTGAGGGTCGTGTTGCTTACAAGGGTCCCGTATCCGATACGATCTTCCAGCTGGTTGGCGGTATCAGAGCAGGTATGGGCTATTGCGGCTGCCACACTGTTCCCGAACTCGGCGAGAAGGCTAAGTTCATACGCATAACAGGTGCAGGTCTGAAGGAGAGCCATCCTCACGATATCTACATCACCAAGGAAGCTCCCAACTATTCTGCTACTTCCGGTATGTAA
- the lgt gene encoding prolipoprotein diacylglyceryl transferase — MNMNVMTALCTLAEDTAAVREKLSKNPDKVYFPNFGNTDNILREGISIDRVAFTIPGLNFTVYWYGLLIGIGILLAMIYGFRKMRPCGIDPDRATDGVIGGVIGALIGLRLYYVIFNTEGITLKDFFNIRDGGLGIYGGLIGAILVGGSIIKIKKIRLSAMLDVTAPCFLIGQCIGRWGNFFNQECFGVNTDKPWGMLSWSTARFLSDHYDTLTDTDAFAPVHPCFLYESLWCLAGFIILHLYFKHRKFDGEIFLMYTGWYGLGRFFIEGLRTDSLYLGHIRVSQLVAGTCVVASIVLWIVFRSITKRSGNYKFFYETEVSKAQLAEYAGYEDMQKEKKELKKKIAEAKHKGESFAELEKEYNKKFGKEAIKAQKEALKAAVEKDKTEVPDEGYKSILDDDDEDENKDSEKDK, encoded by the coding sequence ATGAACATGAATGTTATGACTGCACTCTGCACTCTGGCAGAGGATACTGCTGCGGTCAGAGAAAAACTGAGCAAAAATCCTGATAAGGTGTATTTCCCGAATTTTGGAAATACAGATAATATTTTAAGAGAAGGCATATCCATAGACAGGGTAGCGTTTACTATACCCGGTCTGAATTTCACGGTATACTGGTACGGTCTGCTGATAGGCATAGGCATACTCCTTGCCATGATATACGGTTTCAGGAAGATGCGTCCCTGCGGTATTGACCCCGACAGGGCGACAGACGGTGTTATCGGCGGTGTTATCGGTGCACTTATCGGACTGAGACTTTATTATGTCATATTCAATACCGAGGGTATCACATTAAAAGATTTCTTCAATATCCGTGACGGCGGTCTGGGTATTTACGGCGGACTCATCGGTGCCATACTTGTAGGCGGAAGTATCATAAAGATCAAAAAGATAAGACTTTCAGCCATGCTGGACGTTACAGCTCCCTGTTTCCTGATAGGACAGTGCATAGGCAGGTGGGGAAATTTCTTCAATCAGGAATGCTTCGGCGTGAACACTGACAAGCCCTGGGGAATGCTTTCCTGGAGTACAGCGCGTTTCCTTTCGGATCATTATGACACTCTGACGGATACTGACGCATTCGCGCCCGTACATCCCTGCTTTTTGTATGAGAGCCTGTGGTGTCTTGCGGGATTCATAATACTGCATCTGTACTTCAAGCACCGCAAGTTTGACGGTGAGATATTCCTGATGTACACAGGCTGGTACGGTCTGGGCAGATTTTTCATCGAGGGTCTGAGAACAGACTCGCTGTATCTTGGACATATAAGGGTATCACAGCTGGTAGCAGGTACCTGCGTGGTAGCATCTATCGTACTGTGGATAGTTTTCCGCAGCATCACAAAGCGTTCGGGCAATTACAAGTTCTTCTATGAAACTGAGGTTTCAAAGGCTCAGCTGGCAGAATATGCAGGCTATGAGGATATGCAGAAGGAAAAGAAAGAGCTGAAAAAGAAGATAGCTGAGGCTAAGCACAAGGGCGAGAGCTTTGCAGAGCTGGAAAAGGAATATAACAAGAAGTTCGGCAAGGAAGCGATCAAGGCTCAGAAGGAAGCACTAAAAGCTGCTGTTGAAAAGGATAAGACTGAGGTGCCCGATGAGGGTTATAAGTCCATACTCGATGATGACGATGAGGACGAGAATAAGGACAGCGAAAAGGATAAGTAA
- a CDS encoding dockerin type I repeat-containing protein, producing the protein MNKLIMTAVSLICACSISAYADGASAAKGDVNGDGAVTITDVSKIAAHIKTKKMIQGESLQNADVNYDGKVNISDLSLTAAYIKGKKTFPDDPRIADETFKGYDAFLMFADGSMNWGNWNGQGYYSAPSFGDDADITNDGVYSVSITKKSITAKDDTGTNPSLLYGSDGSLLPAKGCTMLCVDITGLLDGTLAADGSELEGFLKSGNDANVNKHVKGKFRGDELNVTVTGIAIDGNYIEFDPSKIRYGNLDEEDNCYRICIADLLSGSAEDAAIDTGNLSFKNSITVEFSISGIDKNEHTSYDDIFG; encoded by the coding sequence ATGAACAAACTGATCATGACCGCAGTATCGCTTATATGTGCCTGCAGTATCTCTGCCTATGCAGACGGTGCATCTGCTGCAAAGGGCGATGTGAACGGTGACGGCGCTGTGACCATTACTGATGTTTCAAAGATCGCTGCACATATAAAAACTAAAAAAATGATTCAAGGCGAAAGCCTGCAGAATGCCGATGTCAACTACGACGGCAAGGTAAATATATCAGACCTTTCACTCACAGCAGCTTACATAAAAGGCAAAAAAACTTTTCCTGATGACCCTCGTATCGCTGACGAAACTTTCAAGGGCTATGATGCCTTCCTTATGTTCGCTGACGGCAGTATGAACTGGGGCAACTGGAACGGTCAGGGCTATTACAGCGCACCATCCTTCGGTGATGATGCTGATATCACCAATGACGGTGTCTACAGTGTCAGCATAACCAAAAAAAGCATAACCGCCAAGGACGATACGGGAACGAATCCTTCACTTTTATACGGTTCTGACGGCAGCCTGCTCCCCGCTAAAGGCTGTACTATGCTCTGTGTAGATATCACAGGTCTTCTCGACGGCACCCTTGCCGCTGACGGAAGTGAGCTTGAAGGTTTCCTTAAAAGCGGTAATGATGCAAATGTCAATAAACACGTCAAAGGCAAATTCAGGGGAGATGAATTGAATGTGACTGTCACAGGCATAGCCATTGACGGGAACTATATCGAATTTGACCCCTCTAAGATACGCTACGGAAACCTTGATGAAGAGGATAACTGCTATCGTATATGCATAGCTGACCTCCTGTCAGGCTCTGCCGAAGATGCAGCCATAGATACCGGCAATCTCAGCTTTAAAAATAGTATCACCGTTGAATTCAGTATATCAGGTATAGATAAAAATGAACATACCTCATATGATGATATTTTCGGCTGA
- the cbiB gene encoding adenosylcobinamide-phosphate synthase CbiB → MMIMNSLCALAFGFALDMMIGDPKNRFYPTEIVRRMVKKLENILKNAYLDSPDAQNMAGIMLVVMTLLICMGSSIALLLLCYKLNVIVGIIAEGLLCWMSISGRSMRHGLMGVFRAVRADNAGGARRYLRQITDRDVDHMDPAACAKCAVETASENAVDMLVGPIFWACLFGGPGAVFCRVINIMDNTVGFKDNENIHFGKVAAKLDDIVMFIPARLAAAFMRWDAAFLRLDKKNAQEIYFRDKRRLPSPNSGCTMSVAAGALDIQLGGDEIRNGVLTRRQRIGDALHPVSADEVFWINQLLTGTGASAMLFAIVMRVAAYILTTLLIK, encoded by the coding sequence ATGATGATAATGAATTCATTGTGTGCGCTTGCTTTTGGCTTTGCACTGGATATGATGATCGGTGATCCGAAAAACCGGTTCTATCCTACCGAGATTGTCAGGCGCATGGTGAAAAAACTGGAAAATATACTAAAAAATGCATACCTCGATTCACCTGATGCACAGAATATGGCAGGTATAATGCTGGTTGTTATGACACTGCTGATATGTATGGGTTCGAGTATTGCTCTGCTGCTGCTATGCTATAAGCTCAATGTGATAGTCGGCATCATCGCTGAGGGTCTGCTCTGCTGGATGTCCATATCGGGAAGATCCATGCGTCATGGTCTTATGGGTGTTTTTCGTGCAGTAAGGGCTGACAATGCCGGTGGTGCACGCAGATACCTCAGGCAGATAACTGACCGTGACGTTGATCACATGGATCCTGCTGCCTGCGCAAAATGTGCAGTTGAAACAGCTTCAGAAAATGCAGTGGATATGCTGGTAGGTCCTATATTCTGGGCTTGTCTTTTCGGCGGACCGGGAGCAGTCTTCTGCCGCGTGATAAATATTATGGATAATACAGTCGGCTTCAAGGACAATGAGAATATCCACTTCGGAAAGGTCGCTGCAAAGCTGGATGACATCGTCATGTTCATCCCTGCAAGGCTCGCAGCCGCTTTCATGCGCTGGGATGCAGCTTTTCTCAGGCTTGATAAGAAAAATGCTCAGGAGATATACTTCCGCGATAAGCGCCGTCTGCCAAGCCCAAATTCGGGCTGCACCATGTCAGTTGCTGCAGGGGCGCTGGATATACAGCTTGGCGGCGATGAGATAAGGAACGGAGTACTGACCAGACGTCAGCGCATAGGCGATGCACTCCACCCCGTTTCAGCAGACGAAGTATTCTGGATAAACCAGCTGCTGACAGGCACAGGCGCATCAGCCATGCTTTTTGCCATAGTTATGCGCGTTGCAGCTTATATACTGACAACACTGCTGATAAAGTAA
- a CDS encoding GGDEF domain-containing protein, with protein MAHKDRLTDLYNRHYMIDRLTEVNSMKETAVLAMADIDDFKTINDVYGHNAGDEVLKVISKKLKDTCAGCDIARWGGEEFLILFNNDDEVMKIIEKLRSDIASSPVEFEGKSIPITITVGVAPARKGRTLDEWIQVVDNKLYYGKKSGKNKVIG; from the coding sequence ATGGCACACAAGGACAGACTGACAGATCTTTACAACAGACATTATATGATCGACCGACTTACAGAAGTCAACAGTATGAAAGAAACTGCTGTGCTGGCGATGGCGGATATCGACGATTTTAAGACAATAAATGATGTTTACGGTCACAATGCCGGTGACGAAGTGCTTAAAGTTATATCTAAGAAATTGAAGGATACCTGTGCAGGTTGTGATATAGCAAGGTGGGGCGGTGAGGAGTTCCTTATACTGTTCAACAATGATGATGAAGTTATGAAAATTATCGAAAAATTACGTTCTGATATTGCTTCATCTCCTGTTGAATTTGAAGGAAAGTCAATACCCATTACAATAACTGTCGGTGTGGCTCCTGCAAGAAAAGGCAGAACTTTGGATGAATGGATACAGGTAGTTGATAACAAGCTTTATTATGGCAAAAAAAGCGGTAAAAACAAAGTCATAGGGTAA